TATGTCTATGTCACAAGGCTCTTTGGAGGTTCAAATgggataatgtatgtgaaatgtGTGGAAAACCACACAGAACATCATATACATACAAAACACCACTGCTGCTAACAAAAGGGCAATATGCTATTCAGTTAACTAATTCATGAATATCTTGTTCTAATTAAGGCATTAGGGTATTTGAATTGGCCCTAACTTAATGTTATCATGTGTTTTTATGGCATATTAGACCTTCAGAGCACTTCCACAGATTTTAAACTCATATGattggttttctttaaaaagcaacacaacaataacaataattgcAAAGGAACTGTACATTGATATTATAACTACATGTAAATTTGGGAGTAGAAGGTAGTAGGGAAAGAGGATAAACACTAACAAAAAATACTCTGAATGCTTTTGTGATAAAGGCCTTGGGCAGCCTAGAGACACAGTCTTAATCATGACTGCCTGGCTCAGGTCATTTGTTGTCCTGCAAAAAATAGCATCTCAGCCGGCCCTGAAGCCTTTGTAAGAATATCAACACTATCTAGTGCTACATATTTTGCAGCTAGCGGCATCTGGGGCATTTCTGCATCTCCCTGCCTACAGTGTAATGTCCCCCCGGTCCTTAGCACAAAGGGAGTTTGTGGCTTTGGACACAACCAAAAGATGTCAGCATGCTCTCAGAAGTGTAGACGCGACCTTGGAAGGGGACACAGGACAGCACTTCAACTATGAGGCAGAGAGATGTGTGGGAATGAGATTCGTCACCTCTGGTCATGGTAGCAGTGTGCATGATTATGGAGAGACAACGAAAACAGGAAACAAGGGTGAAAAGCAGAGGTCCTGGATAAAGACAGAGCTGGGGGAAACCTAGAGGGATGAGACGAAGGAGATGGCAGCATTCAGTTAAATCAGCAGGATTTGCTAAGGTCATAGACAATGATCTAAACTGAGGATACACAGTCCAAACTTTGATGAATTTCTGAAGACTGCTTTATCTCCTCGCTGTGAAATTGAGGGTAATGCAGAAGGCGAATGAGTCATGAGCATAATGGAACTAAATAAGTAATTGCTTCCTTATAatttcacaaacacacacacacacacacacacacacacacacacaNNNNNNNNNNNNNNNNNNNNNNNNNNNNNNNNNNNNNNNNNNNNNNNNNNNNNNNNNNNNNNNNNNNNNNNNNNNNNNNNNNNNNNNNNNNNNgggaagatcccacatgccgcggagcggctgggcccgtgagccatggccgctgagcctgcgcgtccggagcctgtgccccgcaacgggagaggccgcaacagtgagaggcccgcataccgcaaaaaaaaaaaaaaaaaagaaagaaaatagctaGAAAGTAGCCCTCCAGTTCAACCATCAGCAGAGCTCACAGAAACTTTGAAACCTTATATTAGATACCTGGGATTTTTCCACGGAAGCTGTGTGCTTATCACACATGGGGCTAATCTCCATTCCCCTCTCCCGCTCTTTGTCTCCCTGCTGGAAAAATTCCTCCATGATGCGGTCTGTCCATTGCCGATACAATTCCAGGGACTTGGTGGGGTTGCTCAGGTCTGCACAGTGTACCATGTTGCGAAGGACCTGAAATCATCAAATTTTGGAAATCCCATAAAATGAGGTATAAATACTACCAGAACATCTCATCCCTCTCATACTAGTACACTTGGTACCAGACTCAAGAACATTTTAGTTGCATTATAATTATGGTGCTTGCACCAAGAAAGCAGGATTACAGTGGTGCTGGCCAGAGTTAGTTATTTACCATTATAAGAGTCCCCAAAGGGAAAATGTGTCTTCTTTGATTGACAGTCATtgaatttaaaaactggaaggGACATTAGAGGTCAGATGCTGCCATGGTTTCCTCTCCTCAGTTtggaaaaaatgcaaagaattacTCAAAGTAGATGTCTTCATATTTTCCACTTGTGGAAAGAGGAGACCAACTGAGGGCAATTTGTATAACCAAAACAGACCTAACAAAGCTCAAGTCAGTGGGATTTATATCCAAACATGAGCTTTTGGGATCAGCAGTCATGTATACCCTATTACAAAGagattttgctgtttatttttagaattaagcAATTCAATAAATAGGGTTCTGTTTTTCTTCGTAAATTAGAGAATCAACTTGAATGTCCATTTTCCTTTGCTCGTTCTTAAAATAAGCCCAAAGCCGTAGTAGTAACCTAGGACATGCAACTAagtaaacttgtttttctttttctaattgttgTTTCATTAATTTGGTGTGGCTTTGTGTTAAATCAAAGGCGTCTGTCAAATACCTGTATACGATCAGTATAGTTGTCCAGGAGAAGAACGCCGGAACTTGtaactttctttgtttctaccaTTGTCTTCAGGTCTGCCAGCAGGCTCATGTGTTTGGACATATCAGTTGCTAAGacctgaggttaaaaaaaaaaaaaggactcagtttatcaaggaaatggattttctcTTCCCGCAAAAGTAAGTGAGGAACACAGGGAGGCCAAAGTCTTACCATGTCAATAACCATCTTCCTTAGTGTCTGACGCTGCTTCTTGGTGAGATTCTGGAAGATGTCACAGTGTTCTTCTTGGAGCAGTTTGAAACCCACAGCAAGGTGATGGTTTTCCAACACAGATTCATCATTATACATCAAAGCAAGTTCTGAATctaataaacaaggaaaaatgaTGATTTAATAAAAAGGGATACAATTCAAACTGTGAAATTACCTCAGTGTGAAATCAGATCTAGTTCTCTCCATATGATTTCAAGAACCAAGACCCCATATGTCATTTTCTATTAGAGACAGAGTCTCCCTCTACAAAGAGAAATAGTCAGTtcctaagtaaaaaaaaagtttccagtaGATATTAGCTCATAAACTTTCTCTTTGATTAAAAgtcacagtatttttaaaatcctttttttccttttcacttcaaATGAAGAATTTGACATTTTAGGTAAGGGCATTCCCAAGCAATTAATCCTATTTTTATCTCAGTTTGTAACTTCCCTTATGTCTTCACAAATGTGtgctttggaaaaagaatagactGAAAATGCCACTAAACTTTACCCAAGGTATTaaaatttttcacattatttcactttttgataTGTTTCCCAGCTCCATCAATTGTGAGCTTTGGATTTTCAAAGAAGATAATGGTGTGAGTGTAAAATTTAACTTTATCCAAATAATGTAGCTCTTTGGAGCTTTCTATAAATATGGTAACAAAACAATACTTTTTTACAACAATCTTGATATCCCAGTTCTGCCCTATGGCCCTATACAACAGAAACTGCATTATCTAGGTACCTAAACTACAGCTTCTAGCCTGCCTTTCACACAGAAGAATCACAGACATCCTTTGTTAGGCAGCGCCATGGTCTGCAATTGAGAACATGGTCATCAAACTCATGAAGGCACATTTTCTCTTAACCAAGAATGATAGCCAAGTGATGATAATATGTTACTAATTGTAGGCATTGTTACTCATAAACCATTGCTTTTACAGTGTGCTTTGAGTTACATCTTCAGAAAAGGTGGTGGGATATGTGATGTCGTTTCAGCACTCTTGCCTTGTTCATCCTGTGATCAAGGGCATAGCTCTGCAAGCTGGCTTTTTATGGTACGTGGCTTTGGCAGAAAGACCATTTTTCTGTGTCAAGCTAACTGGCCTATATATGGAATGGTTCATGACACCACAGTACACCAGCTGATATAACCCACACAGACAAGCAGCTGCCCAAAGTTTACGTTCCTTCAATAgaaaaacaaggtaaaataaaccAAGGTACCTCACACTTAGTCATTCAAATATCTTGATGATTAAGTATGATAAGGGCTCTTTCACAGCAAGTAGCTCcaatatttcttaaaactgtCAGCACTTGATGTTAATCTTGACCACAACAAGATAACCAGTATTCTCGGAAGAAAAAAGTACTTAGATTTTCAGCATTTAGAAATGGTACATTAACTGGGAAAAATCATGGATTTTCATTAGCATGGATACTAAATATTTCGAGCATGACAAAAGCTTTGAGTAGGGCTTGGGATCCTAAGGATGGGCCAGCCCTTGAAGGTCACTGAAGTCAGACCAATCCATACTACAGACCAGTGCATAATCAAACCTATGAAGTTGGAAAAGAGTGTGTGAGACTTTTAATGACCTGACCCTCCATCCTGAATTGTGGAAGCTTTTTCTTGGAGTCTTATTTCTATATGGAGGCTCCCATGCTCAGATACAACGTTTGGACCTGCTTCCTCAGTAGAGAGGGACACTAGTGGGTCACCATGCTCTGTGTGAGAGCCCTGCATAATCCTGAAAACTCATTACCACATTATTCCCAAGCCTTTCTGTATCCTTACTGGATAATTCTACATGTGTTACTCTTTCCTCACATATTGCATTTTCCAAACATTGAGTACTTTTTATGGCTACCCTCTGACCCTTTCCAAGTTCTCCATGCAGCTCAAAATGATGTTGCTAGACTGGACACAGTATCCAGGAAAGGTCTTACCAGTTTCAGTGGAATGGAAGGATTACCTCATTATTACCCTTATTATTATCCATAATGAAAacatcaggaggaaaaaaatgaagcagtgaCTCATACAATTATCTCAAATGACTGTTCTAGTGGCGAACTCACTTGTGTTGATGAGAAACTGATTGGAGACTCCGGGATGATCAACGTCATGGATAGCAGCTGCAAAAATGGCGGCCAGGATTTCCAAATCTGTGAAGACGGCCTGCAGGGCAAAATGAGTGCACTGAACTCCACGTTCCATTTGCCTATCCTGCTTAATTAGTTTCATACTGAGGTACCCCATTTCATTCTTGTTGGGAGAAAGATGGTTTGTTGATTTATACAATGTCTcaatatactattttaattaaatgtagaTTCTGTCCGTCATCATAAGGTCTCTTATGTGAGAGGAATGATGGTCAGAGCCCATGCCCACATCGAGCCTGCAGGCTGAGGCTCGGGGAAGGCGTTAGCACAATGCTCATGGTAAGAGAGCAGGTGGTACCTGATATTTGTTTCTTGGATAAGTGGTATGACAGGATGGTGCTTATGCAACACAAGCACATATACTGGTCAAAGAAGCAAGTCAGACTGGCTCTGCTCTGATATATAAAGCTTCATATACTTTCAGGCTGAATAACTAAGGCCAAATTCCAGATTTATAAGCCTGCCAATAAGTTATTTCTTAAAGCTAAATTCGTAGCGTGGTCAGAGCtttcacacatttattcattcatccattcaatcaATACCTATCCACTCAGTGATTAGTATGGACAAGATTTGAGGACATTTCTGAGAAATGAGACCTAATGCTCACTGCTCAACTCCTTCATGCCATCCCATGaagcctccctcctctgccccaacCTGTACGCAATGATTTAAACCTAGTATTTGTTTAGGTATAAATTGCTTCTGGCTGAAATGTCTTTCATCATTCTCCGTGGTTACTTAAATCTTCTGATGCTTCCATTCAATCTAATAATGCAAGGACACATTGAACTCTCCCTTCTCTAAACATCTGTGGTACTCATGCTAATTTCTAGCCACACAGTAGGTAACAGCAACAGACAGTTGATAAACAGTGTTGGCCCACCGTGTGATACTGacacaacataaaaataatactgtttttttttttttttccttcagggctATGAAACAGTCTTAGCTTCTTGGATTTCGTTTCTCGGAATATGTGGAACCCAAGCAATAGAGTTGGGGTCAGTTTAATCTTTCTTCACCTTCCAAGCTGAATCTGCAGAGGTGGGCTTGGCTAGGGCGTGGCCAGTCCCTTCCCACAGTGAGCCTACACATTTTGGAAATACCTGACCACCACTGCCATCTGTCAAGGAAGAGCATGGACTGCTGTACCCACTGGGCTGCTTATAGTGATATATACAAATGCATTAATCTGTGAGAGAAGCAGTCACAGCCACCTTCTAGAGAGATGTCTAACAAGTTGGAAAGCTGGCCCTCTTTGCTTCAGCATTGTTAATTCCTCAGTTCTAGATTTTTCAGTTACTTTTCCTTCAATCCATAGAACCAGTTTTATGAATTCTTAGGCGGATAAGCCTATGGATGCTTATTCCTAACAGGAACTATATAGaccattttatattatatttctgTGCTATCCCTCAGAGTACCTGGGATGGTGTAGGCAGCTCAGATCAGCACATGCATACTGAGGATATACTATAAACTAAATGCTGAACTAGACACTTATTAGGTACTAGAGATACAATGACAAATAGAGCACCCTATTAACTGCttgataattaaataatttttcaattgtAACAGAGGTAAAGGAAAGGTTACTCTGATACGAGAAAGCAAGTAGAAATGTCATCCATTTATATTAATAACCCAATTGATACATGCTCTACATAACAAAGAGCCAGTTCCAGTACGCACAAACATCTAATTacattatttctataaatatatcaCATGTTGTATGGCACTTTTTAAAGAGGATGGGCAGGGTATGCAAAACAGATCATAACTACTCACATCTAATGCTGGCGTAGAAAGAAGAACATGGGTTGACTGGGCTACATCAGCAGCGTGTAGGCTGTTATGATATGCCACATCAGCATGGTAATGGTCTTCTAAAGTCATCATGTAGGTAACAAAGGTGTCAGATGAAATTTTGAATGTCTTTAGGAGGTCTCTTTCCTATGCGGCAAAAGGATTAGAAGATAAATAAGTGGATgtccaaaaatgaagaaaagccaaatcagaaaagtaaactgggatggaaaaaaatcataaagagcaTCTAATTGGATAACCAACATTCACTCCTGTTTACTCACCTGGAATATGGCATACATGATGCATGTTAGGGGCCTATTGTGTGAATATCCAGCCACATTGAAGATGTTAAGGCCCCATTTGTTCAGGTCTTCCAGCTCCTATCATCAAAATtagagaaatttagaaataaggacagttttgTTCACAtgcctcattatttttatttattctggggACAGGGGTTGGCTAAGTCTTTAGAGTATCTATTTAGAGTGTTCTGGTTGCATGAACATTTGAAAATGGAATGATCTGGGAAGCTGAGTATCCTCTTCATGCTGGTTAGAagtttctgtatatatttttcagaaaagggAGAGTGTGTGTTTATTGATAAATTTTGCTGCTGACCTCTAATTTTTTGCCGTATGTCAGTCCTCAACCAATGTTGCTTTCAGAAGTAGATGCAAGTGATTAGAGATCATTATAGCCCCATTTCcctgtctctccccttctctgctcACTGGTCCATGAGTAACAGCTAGAAAACAATCTCAGGGAAACTCTCTGCCCTTTGGTCATTATCACTGAGAGCCATGTCAAGGAGACTTAGCTGCTAGAATGTGTGTAAGTCAACCCTGATTTGGTATAAAAGGTCATGAAGATGCTAGTCATCCATTACATCCTAGAGCTCCTGGGCCACAGAAAGACCTGAAAGAAACATCATTCCATCCTGTGTTGTGGGATTATTCCAAGATTATCTGATTAAAGGAGCAATTTATTCCATTATTAATTACTGCCCAGAGTAAGGGATCCAGGCTCTCCCCAGAGGCTTGGCCCAGTGTGTAATCAACCTCCTTCTAATGACATCTTTCAGACACTCCCTCACTGAATGTTCATTTGTTCTCATTTCATATTCTCACAAGGCTGAGAGAACCTCAGCAGTCACCTTTGCACAGCCTCTGAGAGGAGGTATGAATTCTTTCTGAGCCTTCCTCCACTATGAGGTTTGGGCTCAAGGGTCAAGGCTGtcaatttctctcatttcttcttcagCTCTGCCAATCAGTGCAGATTTTCTCATCGGTCCTTGGCATACAGTCTCTGAAATATCCTCTGGGGTAATTCAGCCCTGCCTATTGCCCTCACCTTGGATTCTCCCAATATGTGTTCAACAGGATTCTCCATTCATGGGTTAATGGACCCAACTCAGGACAACATATGGTCCTTTGGTATAGAAAACTAGGTGTTCAACAATGGACAACGGGCTACATCAGCTTCATCATACTAtttaataataaagcaaaagCAATCACTGTTTTCTAGTAGGAGGTTTTAGACATCTGCCTGCTATAAAGCAGAGCTACACGAGCACACACCCAGCTCATACACACCTTGGCTAGATGATCTTCATTTTCCGTGTTGACTCCAAAGCGTGAGATACTTGTATTATTTAAGCTTGAACTATGCATCAGTTTTTTCACTCCGCTTATCTGTGTCATGagctgttgctttttctttttctccctgtctttctgGGTGGGAGATGGAATCTCCACGTCATTCTGCTTGTCTGCAACAACACAAAAATAGGTTTTCCAGTCCCTGTGTGCCACTGCAATATTCAAAAACAACTTCTAACGGTCTATGATGGATGGCTCATCTTATGAAGGTCTGTCATAGCGTTATCTCACTTGATCTCCAGGACAATCCGGTGATACATGATTTTATTGCTAAAGCAGCAAACTGACGTCCAGAGAAGCGAAATAAGTTGTTCAAGAAGTGGCAGAGGAGGTAGAACTCAATCCCATGTCTTCTGTTTGCAGGGTGATTTCTGACAATTACACTCATACATTTTCAAGGTGAGGCATCagtatttatatgtaaatttctTATTAAAGTGAATAACTTGTATGtttgtaaaaatagaaaaggttCACGTAGCCAAGCCCAGGTTAATAAAAACAGGCTTTATGTTTTGCTCACTTTATTatgtttgtaattattttttaatttaaaagatccATATAACAGTAGCTGGGTTCAGTTTAGATGAGTAGTATATATGTTAGAGAAATAAATGGCTTCTAATCTTCAAATGATTACTCTAAAGCCTTGGCTTATGACCATTTGAGGTTAAGAGGAAGACtgtaatttcagttttatttcatgCCTTGTGTCTATGAATTCTGCTAGTAAATAAAAACAACGCCTCTCATTGGTAACAGGCATtacatttattaatgtatttctgcttattaaatatttataatcatcatctcatttaatttttttaaaaattctgctacAACAAGATAAAAGGAGAGCTAGGGTTAGTGAGAAAAACATGTCTACCTGCTCATAGAAGCTCTTTTTTCTGTATCATGCTATTAAAAATATCAGCAGTCaaatattctatttcacttcACAGGGAGATGGATGGATCCCGAGCCCTTCTGAAAAATGCATTAACTCTCTCAGGCCACAGGGATGCCTGTGAATGCACTGAGGCAATCACTTATTGAGGTGCTCTACAGCTACTTCATTGAACTAAATGACATCCTGTGGCTGAAAGAGTTAATGCAGCTTTCAAAAGTTCCTACATTTATCTCTACTTGTTTCAGCGAAAATGAGTCCAAAGACAACTTCTCTATTTGAAAATGACACATTTCCAGATGGCCTGCTGGGATCTAGATGATTTGCTTTCAACTCTTGCAGCTGATGGCATAGTCACACGTTCTCCCTGGAGACCTCCGCCTGCTCACAGAGCCCTGTGGACAACTCATCAAAGCAAAGTGAGCACAGGAAGGCAGAAGCAGCTGTCCTGGACCCTTGGCACCTGGCTATAGGGCTGGAGCAAGAGATTTCTCTATCCCTAGCATCTCAGTGCTGTCTCTGGGTGCCCCCAAGTTCCTAGATTCATCAGCCTATGACTCTGCCTTAGGGAGGAATTTTAGTGGTCATCCCAGTTAGTTCAGGGGTTTCCAACCTAGTTCAGCATCAGAAGCACCCAGGgaacttttgaaaaatacagatttatGAGCCCCACCCAGTCCTACtgaatcagtgtttttaaaaaatcttcccaaGTGACTTTGATGATCAGAGTCAGGTTTGGGAACCAGTAATAATCCCACATGTTCACTTTTGAGATGAAGTCAGCAACTTTCCCAAGCTCAAAGGGCAagtcattcaacagatatttattttgcaaTCACTTTGTTCCAGACGCAGTGATTTAATAGCTTAGAACCCAGGCCTTCAGATTCCCGTTAAAATCTCTTTCTGGTCTCTCAACCTTTGGCATAAAAACTATATATGACATTACTTTTGAAATTACTTTTCTCCCTGTCACTTCACTCCTAATAATGACTACTTTTGCTAAAATAAAAGGCCACAATAGCCCCTGCGTTTCCTAACCATCATTCTTCACCATTCTTCATGCCTGGTTAACGAAGCTGTTAGATTCTTCTGTGCCAATGCAAATATAAAACCTCTAGTGGGACTAGCAGCTTTTTCCCTTTGTTAATTAAAGATTCCCTGCGACAGTGAGAAATTGAGCCGAACCACTACTGTGTCTGGAACATTACGATAAAGAAGAAAGCCATTATCCACAGAGAGTGCCATTTTGACATTAATGGGTGTTTCCCTATGCAGACATTGGAACAACTGATGGGTTTCCCTATTCTGAATTTCCTCTGTTAAATGCTTAGCCAGCCCCATGCGGAAATAACCTGAAACACACACTCGAAGAATCATACTACACGCTTTGTGAGTTCACATTTACAGAATGGTCAGACTACAGTGGGGAAAGAGTGGAACagtaccaaataaataaataaataaacagatgcaAAAAAGGTCACATCAGAACTCTGATAATGGCGTC
This genomic interval from Physeter macrocephalus isolate SW-GA chromosome 4, ASM283717v5, whole genome shotgun sequence contains the following:
- the PDE4B gene encoding 3',5'-cyclic-AMP phosphodiesterase 4B isoform X2 gives rise to the protein MASDEVNYSLPFQSAVTQESYQKLAMETLEELDWCLDQLETIQTYRSVSEMASNKFKRMLNRELTHLSEMSRSGNQVSEYISNTFLDKQNDVEIPSPTQKDREKKKKQQLMTQISGVKKLMHSSSLNNTSISRFGVNTENEDHLAKELEDLNKWGLNIFNVAGYSHNRPLTCIMYAIFQERDLLKTFKISSDTFVTYMMTLEDHYHADVAYHNSLHAADVAQSTHVLLSTPALDAVFTDLEILAAIFAAAIHDVDHPGVSNQFLINTNSELALMYNDESVLENHHLAVGFKLLQEEHCDIFQNLTKKQRQTLRKMVIDMVLATDMSKHMSLLADLKTMVETKKVTSSGVLLLDNYTDRIQVLRNMVHCADLSNPTKSLELYRQWTDRIMEEFFQQGDKERERGMEISPMCDKHTASVEKSQVGFIDYIVHPLWETWADLVQPDAQDILDTLEDNRNWYQSMIPQSPSPPLDEQNRDCQGLMEKFQFELTLEEEDSEGHEKGEGHNYFGNTKTLCVIDPENRDSLGETDVDITTEDKSPIDT
- the PDE4B gene encoding 3',5'-cyclic-AMP phosphodiesterase 4B isoform X3 is translated as METLEELDWCLDQLETIQTYRSVSEMASNKFKRMLNRELTHLSEMSRSGNQVSEYISNTFLDKQNDVEIPSPTQKDREKKKKQQLMTQISGVKKLMHSSSLNNTSISRFGVNTENEDHLAKELEDLNKWGLNIFNVAGYSHNRPLTCIMYAIFQERDLLKTFKISSDTFVTYMMTLEDHYHADVAYHNSLHAADVAQSTHVLLSTPALDAVFTDLEILAAIFAAAIHDVDHPGVSNQFLINTNSELALMYNDESVLENHHLAVGFKLLQEEHCDIFQNLTKKQRQTLRKMVIDMVLATDMSKHMSLLADLKTMVETKKVTSSGVLLLDNYTDRIQVLRNMVHCADLSNPTKSLELYRQWTDRIMEEFFQQGDKERERGMEISPMCDKHTASVEKSQVGFIDYIVHPLWETWADLVQPDAQDILDTLEDNRNWYQSMIPQSPSPPLDEQNRDCQGLMEKFQFELTLEEEDSEGHEKGEGHNYFGNTKTLCVIDPENRDSLGETDVDITTEDKSPIDT